One genomic window of Terriglobales bacterium includes the following:
- a CDS encoding DUF5916 domain-containing protein: MLAPLPAFGTLPSVRIPRLSGPPSLADFEEMQPSSSRAAEMSKVTGFIVREPADGTEPSQATDVYLGYDQHNLYAVFVCWDKEPNKIRARMTRREDILSDDSAELMIDTFHDARRGYAFATNPLGIQWDALWTEGAIQNGSPGDFAGFDPSFDTVWHSEGRITGKGYVVLMAIPFKSLRFPKTDTQEWGLILNRSIPRTNENLFWPRISVRIQGRFNQAATAAGLERISPSRNMQFIPYVLARGYRELDQRDPNSPVFASRRLQANVGLDSKFILHNSFVLDGTINPDFSQVESDQPQITVNQRFEVFFPEKRPFFLENSNYFTAPIKLVFTRRIAHPEFGLRLTGKSGPWAVGVLASDDRSPGERVPPSDPHSGDRAAFTIARVSRDILQQSTIGALYTDREFAGSYNRVGGVDANIRLNQNWRVQGAAVTSSTLNLDGSHSAGPGYQLDLERAGRKFNLQSLYVDYSPGFDTETGFVNRTDIRQENLNATYFFRPEGKTLISWGPTLRHFSIWDHRGTALDYFVLPGMRVDLTRATWVNLHPFGYDGVFLRPQDYAGLTHVTSYPQPFWGIEGGTSWFKQFDVSWSFLSGAGVNYNPAAGRIPLIGHEDIGDLKVTIHASGRLRVDNSYLLEHVRERDTRLTAVTNHIVRSKWNWQFTRELSARVIVQYMSVLSNPLISSLSPTKNVNTDFLITYLVNPGTAIYLGYNSNLQNLDRRLIPTSTGLLTRPNAFINDGRQFFVKVSYLFRP; the protein is encoded by the coding sequence GTGCTAGCGCCCCTACCTGCGTTCGGCACGCTGCCGTCGGTTCGTATCCCGCGTCTCTCCGGGCCGCCATCGCTGGCTGACTTTGAAGAGATGCAGCCTTCGTCGTCCCGCGCCGCTGAGATGTCGAAGGTAACCGGTTTCATCGTCCGCGAGCCTGCCGATGGGACTGAACCAAGCCAGGCCACGGACGTGTACCTCGGCTATGACCAACACAATCTATATGCGGTATTTGTCTGCTGGGACAAGGAGCCGAACAAAATTCGTGCGCGGATGACCCGGCGCGAGGACATCCTCTCCGACGACTCGGCGGAGCTCATGATTGACACGTTTCACGACGCTCGCCGTGGGTATGCCTTCGCCACGAACCCTCTCGGTATCCAGTGGGATGCGCTTTGGACCGAAGGCGCCATCCAGAACGGTTCACCGGGAGATTTCGCAGGCTTCGATCCGTCTTTCGACACGGTATGGCATTCCGAGGGTCGGATTACCGGGAAAGGCTATGTGGTCCTCATGGCAATACCGTTCAAGAGCCTGCGCTTTCCCAAAACCGATACCCAAGAATGGGGACTCATTCTGAACCGCAGTATCCCCCGCACGAACGAAAACTTGTTCTGGCCGCGGATTTCGGTTCGTATTCAAGGACGGTTCAATCAAGCGGCAACGGCGGCGGGCCTGGAGCGAATTTCTCCGAGCCGCAATATGCAGTTCATACCCTATGTATTGGCGCGTGGATACCGGGAGCTTGACCAGCGCGATCCTAACAGTCCTGTCTTCGCAAGCCGCAGACTGCAGGCAAACGTTGGCCTGGATTCGAAGTTCATTCTGCACAACAGCTTCGTGCTGGATGGAACGATTAACCCGGACTTCAGCCAGGTGGAATCCGACCAGCCGCAGATTACAGTAAACCAGAGGTTCGAAGTATTCTTTCCGGAAAAACGTCCCTTCTTCTTGGAGAACAGCAACTACTTCACAGCGCCGATCAAGCTGGTGTTCACGAGACGGATTGCACACCCGGAGTTTGGACTTCGCCTTACCGGCAAATCGGGACCTTGGGCCGTGGGCGTGCTGGCCAGCGACGACCGGTCCCCGGGGGAGAGAGTGCCGCCATCCGACCCTCACAGTGGCGACCGCGCCGCGTTCACGATCGCGCGCGTAAGCCGTGACATTTTGCAGCAGTCCACCATTGGCGCCCTGTACACCGACCGTGAATTCGCCGGCTCCTACAATCGGGTTGGCGGAGTGGACGCGAACATCAGGCTGAATCAGAACTGGCGGGTGCAGGGAGCGGCAGTGACCAGTTCGACTCTGAATCTAGACGGGTCGCATTCCGCAGGACCGGGGTACCAGCTCGACCTTGAGCGCGCAGGGCGCAAGTTCAATCTGCAATCTCTGTATGTTGATTACAGTCCCGGCTTTGATACGGAAACTGGTTTCGTGAACCGGACCGATATACGCCAGGAGAACCTCAACGCGACTTATTTCTTTCGGCCAGAGGGAAAGACGCTAATCTCCTGGGGACCCACACTACGACACTTCAGTATCTGGGACCATCGCGGCACCGCACTTGATTATTTCGTGCTCCCCGGAATGCGTGTGGACCTGACGCGCGCGACGTGGGTCAACTTGCATCCCTTCGGATACGACGGAGTATTTCTTCGTCCGCAGGACTACGCCGGACTGACGCACGTCACGTCATATCCACAGCCATTTTGGGGTATTGAAGGAGGTACTAGTTGGTTCAAGCAGTTCGACGTGAGCTGGTCCTTTCTCTCCGGAGCCGGAGTGAACTATAACCCGGCTGCGGGTCGGATTCCTCTAATCGGCCACGAGGACATCGGGGACCTGAAGGTGACCATCCACGCTTCAGGCCGGCTACGCGTAGACAATAGTTACTTGTTGGAACATGTGCGGGAGCGCGATACGCGGCTCACGGCGGTGACCAATCACATCGTAAGGAGCAAGTGGAATTGGCAGTTCACCCGCGAACTCTCGGCGCGGGTGATCGTCCAGTACATGTCGGTTCTGTCGAACCCGCTGATCAGTTCGCTTTCGCCAACCAAGAATGTGAATACTGACTTCCTCATCACTTACCTGGTCAATCCCGGGACAGCAATCTATTTAGGCTATAACAGCAATCTCCAGAACCTCGACCGGCGCCTGATCCCGACGTCCACGGGCCTGCTCACCAGGCCGAACGCGTTTATAAACGATGGGCGGCAGTTCTTCGTCAAAGTGTCGTATTTATTTCGACCCTGA
- a CDS encoding MarC family protein produces MIQAAKSIFLVVSALFPIVDPIGGSPVFLALTRDHTTHTRKLLARRIALNSFVLLIASFTIGSRVLSFFGISLPVVQVGGGLIVISTGWVMLKQKDDDDRRAMGRTVKRTNVLRDAFYPLTLPLTVGPGSISVAITLGANEPQHLGTSLLTIIAAAIGCAVVAVTIYLCYGFADRLAVVIGPTGMNVVLKLSSFLLVCIGVQIFWNGASQLLGSLLR; encoded by the coding sequence ATGATTCAAGCTGCGAAGAGTATCTTCCTCGTCGTGAGTGCGCTCTTTCCGATTGTGGACCCGATCGGCGGAAGTCCCGTGTTTCTGGCGCTCACCAGAGATCACACAACTCACACACGGAAATTGCTAGCCCGCCGCATCGCGCTGAACAGCTTTGTACTGCTGATCGCGTCGTTCACCATTGGATCGCGCGTGCTCTCATTTTTTGGGATTTCGCTACCCGTAGTGCAGGTGGGTGGCGGGCTGATCGTTATTTCCACCGGTTGGGTGATGCTGAAGCAAAAAGACGACGATGACCGAAGAGCAATGGGGCGAACCGTCAAGCGCACCAATGTCCTGCGGGATGCGTTTTACCCGCTGACGCTGCCCTTGACAGTCGGCCCAGGCTCTATCTCAGTTGCCATCACGCTAGGCGCCAATGAACCGCAGCACTTGGGCACGAGCCTGCTGACCATTATCGCGGCGGCCATTGGCTGCGCGGTGGTGGCGGTAACGATTTATCTCTGCTACGGGTTTGCAGACCGGCTGGCGGTGGTCATCGGCCCGACCGGAATGAACGTAGTTCTAAAGCTGTCGTCGTTTCTACTGGTGTGTATCGGCGTGCAGATCTTTTGGAACGGCGCCAGCCAGTTGCTCGGTTCCTTGCTGCGTTGA
- a CDS encoding DUF308 domain-containing protein yields the protein MAPQTPAGIVRQASNWSIAWGVLLIIFGMLAISSPFLAAVAVNVVIAWLIVLAGVVHLVLAFHAHGAGSMIWKLLVGVAYLVFGVYLITHPVLGVTALTLILASLFLIEGILNIVLFFKMRSTRGSSWVLVDGIITLLLGLLIYLQWPSSAAWAIGTLVGVSMIISGITRVMLSLAVRKVTAAAIA from the coding sequence ATGGCACCCCAAACTCCAGCCGGCATTGTGCGGCAAGCTTCGAACTGGTCAATTGCGTGGGGCGTTTTGTTGATCATCTTTGGGATGTTGGCCATCAGTTCGCCATTTCTGGCGGCCGTGGCGGTCAATGTAGTGATCGCCTGGCTCATCGTTTTGGCAGGCGTGGTTCACCTGGTGCTGGCGTTTCACGCCCATGGTGCTGGCAGCATGATCTGGAAGCTGCTGGTCGGCGTCGCGTATCTCGTCTTCGGTGTGTACCTGATCACCCATCCCGTTCTGGGAGTTACAGCTCTGACGTTAATCCTGGCGTCGCTCTTCTTGATTGAGGGCATCCTGAACATTGTTCTGTTTTTCAAGATGCGATCCACGCGGGGTTCGAGCTGGGTCCTGGTGGATGGGATTATCACCCTCCTGCTGGGGCTGCTGATTTACTTGCAATGGCCGTCGAGCGCCGCCTGGGCAATCGGCACCCTGGTGGGCGTGAGCATGATCATCAGCGGGATTACTCGGGTAATGCTGTCGTTAGCGGTGCGCAAGGTTACGGCCGCGGCGATAGCATAG
- a CDS encoding VWA domain-containing protein, with translation MTSRIGTMVAAALLITQGTPPLVLGQSTVPKDSGTPRFVSHTSLVLIPTVVTEHGGVHVTGLTRDDFKLLENKQSQKISIFEEIKTEPGRIRRVDQNDMGFTNAVTPDAKTQRLTMIVLDTLNTRFQDQVHARREILKFIDESLQPGEAVALMTIGSNGLNVINDFTTDPKVLSAAVKKVRGQQSSLEKSAADMADLQSELQVQRQLGRAPSNEEMITQQLQGFQSGIFDQFEQQQQVRGVEITLRALRQIAESFSGVPGRKSLIWATGGLPFVADDPVSFRFGTGDLLPLYESTWNAMNESQISVYPLDMGGLFNPGFVSPRFGRFARSRRMIDSVSNLETFAKMTGGKLCVYRMNLAGCYNDTQKDGTQYYLLGYYTDVKKGKNGWRKVEVTVRRPQVEVRARTGYYVSSKPPDPRKSEREDMDTAVISPTDFTAVPMLVRWTGKTSDGPKVQLKFRFNVPGAGISIDESNDNLVSVTFAAFAKTPGGIAGDFVKELEGKLPVATAEEVVAHGVVYDGMITVPPGKYTVRFIVRDNLSGRMGTVSVPVEADQTAESKTTPAQP, from the coding sequence ATGACCAGTCGAATTGGCACGATGGTTGCTGCAGCTCTCCTTATCACGCAAGGGACTCCTCCGCTTGTGCTCGGTCAATCCACAGTTCCGAAGGATTCGGGGACACCACGTTTTGTGTCGCACACGTCACTGGTGCTAATTCCAACCGTGGTTACGGAACATGGCGGCGTCCATGTAACGGGATTGACGAGGGACGATTTCAAACTGCTGGAGAACAAACAATCGCAGAAAATCTCAATCTTCGAAGAAATCAAGACGGAACCAGGCAGAATTCGGCGTGTTGATCAAAATGATATGGGATTCACCAACGCGGTAACGCCTGATGCGAAGACTCAACGTCTCACCATGATCGTGCTAGATACGTTAAATACTCGCTTCCAAGACCAGGTACACGCGCGTCGTGAAATCTTAAAATTTATAGACGAGAGTCTCCAGCCAGGTGAAGCGGTAGCCCTGATGACGATCGGCTCTAACGGCCTCAATGTAATCAACGATTTCACAACTGATCCCAAAGTGCTCTCCGCAGCGGTCAAGAAAGTGCGCGGTCAGCAATCGAGCTTGGAGAAGAGCGCGGCAGACATGGCCGATTTGCAATCGGAATTGCAAGTCCAGCGCCAACTTGGACGTGCCCCGTCGAATGAAGAAATGATTACCCAGCAGCTGCAAGGGTTTCAGAGTGGCATATTCGACCAATTTGAACAGCAACAGCAGGTGCGCGGTGTAGAGATTACACTTCGCGCGCTGCGGCAGATTGCGGAATCGTTCTCGGGAGTACCGGGAAGGAAGTCGCTGATTTGGGCCACCGGCGGTTTGCCTTTTGTGGCTGACGATCCGGTCTCATTCCGCTTTGGAACGGGTGATCTGTTGCCCCTGTATGAATCCACCTGGAATGCTATGAACGAATCGCAAATATCGGTTTACCCCCTGGATATGGGAGGACTATTCAACCCCGGGTTTGTATCGCCTAGATTCGGGAGATTTGCCCGCTCTCGTCGCATGATCGACTCGGTCTCGAACCTGGAGACGTTCGCCAAGATGACCGGTGGCAAACTATGCGTTTACAGAATGAACCTGGCCGGGTGTTATAACGACACGCAGAAGGACGGAACTCAGTACTACCTGCTCGGCTACTACACTGATGTGAAAAAAGGTAAGAATGGGTGGCGAAAGGTGGAAGTTACAGTGCGGCGGCCGCAAGTTGAGGTTCGGGCCCGCACGGGCTATTACGTGAGCTCAAAACCACCCGATCCGAGGAAGTCTGAACGAGAGGATATGGACACTGCCGTCATATCGCCAACCGACTTCACCGCCGTTCCTATGCTGGTGCGTTGGACAGGCAAGACATCCGACGGTCCGAAGGTGCAGCTCAAGTTCCGATTCAATGTCCCGGGTGCGGGTATCTCGATTGATGAGAGCAATGACAATCTAGTCAGCGTCACCTTTGCGGCTTTCGCAAAAACCCCGGGCGGCATTGCCGGAGATTTTGTAAAGGAACTAGAGGGTAAGCTCCCGGTAGCGACAGCCGAAGAGGTGGTGGCGCACGGGGTTGTTTACGACGGCATGATTACCGTACCGCCGGGAAAGTACACGGTTCGGTTCATTGTGCGCGATAACCTCAGCGGTCGAATGGGAACTGTTAGTGTTCCGGTGGAAGCCGACCAAACTGCAGAATCCAAGACTACCCCGGCGCAGCCGTAG
- a CDS encoding alcohol dehydrogenase, protein MPKMKVAQVPKAGADFELVEREVPQPGPRQVRIRVEACGVCHSDVLTKEGVWPGIVYPRVPGHEVAGRIDQAGANVTEWKKGERVGVGWHGGQDGTCLACRRGDFGNCANLKIAGISYDGGYQEYMLAPVEALARMPESLDAAEAAPLLCAGVTTFNALRHSGALPSDLVAVQGIGGLGHLGIQFAQKFGYRVAAIGRGPENGILAKKLGASVYIDSVAKNPAAELQKLGGARVILATAPNSKSMSALIDGLGNNGTLMVVGASFDPIEVTPIQLIQGKKNIQGWASGIPTDSEDTLRFAELTGVRPMIEKYPLAKAGEAYARMMSGQAQFRVVITM, encoded by the coding sequence ATGCCCAAAATGAAAGTCGCGCAGGTACCGAAGGCGGGAGCCGATTTTGAGCTTGTCGAGCGGGAGGTCCCCCAGCCAGGGCCACGCCAAGTGAGAATTCGGGTCGAGGCTTGCGGAGTCTGTCACAGTGATGTCTTAACAAAGGAAGGCGTCTGGCCGGGCATTGTCTATCCGCGTGTGCCCGGACATGAGGTAGCCGGCAGAATTGACCAGGCTGGCGCAAACGTAACCGAGTGGAAGAAGGGCGAACGCGTGGGCGTGGGGTGGCATGGCGGGCAGGACGGAACCTGCCTGGCTTGCCGGCGGGGCGATTTTGGAAACTGCGCCAATCTTAAGATTGCCGGAATCAGCTATGACGGTGGCTATCAGGAATACATGCTGGCGCCAGTTGAGGCGCTGGCGCGAATGCCGGAGTCACTTGATGCCGCGGAAGCCGCACCACTGCTGTGTGCGGGCGTCACCACTTTTAACGCGCTACGCCACAGCGGCGCGCTGCCGAGCGACTTGGTGGCGGTGCAAGGAATCGGTGGGCTCGGGCACCTCGGCATTCAATTCGCGCAGAAGTTCGGCTACCGGGTCGCGGCCATTGGACGCGGCCCGGAGAATGGCATCTTGGCAAAGAAGCTGGGAGCCAGCGTTTACATCGATAGCGTCGCAAAAAATCCAGCCGCAGAGCTGCAGAAGCTCGGCGGCGCCCGCGTGATCCTCGCGACTGCGCCCAACTCGAAGTCAATGTCTGCGCTGATTGATGGCCTTGGCAACAATGGCACTCTGATGGTTGTAGGCGCCAGCTTCGATCCGATCGAGGTCACCCCCATCCAGCTAATTCAAGGCAAGAAGAACATCCAGGGCTGGGCGTCCGGGATCCCCACCGATTCCGAAGATACACTCCGCTTCGCCGAGTTGACCGGAGTGCGCCCCATGATCGAAAAGTATCCGCTCGCGAAAGCCGGCGAAGCCTATGCGCGCATGATGAGCGGCCAGGCTCAATTCCGTGTCGTGATCACGATGTGA
- a CDS encoding glycoside hydrolase family 130 protein, whose product MTFRLSKVALLLVCTFLFSGEQAAFRSTAPFGEWKRLVQGPILAPQGSGFEAAGVFNPAVLEEGGRFLMLYRAQDKNGSSSLGYASSFDGVHFSRRSRPVLVPESAYERGGGVEDPRLIKIGDTYYLTYTGYNKHDAHLCLATSTDLIHWRRRGILLPAYKGRWNIGWTKSGAILREKIRGKYWMYYLGTARDKTDQMGVAYSSDLVHWTDALDRPVLPRRPGRFDSRVVEPGPPPIVTDDGIFLIYNGADDHLVYRTGWVVFDKRDPRIVLARSDQPLFQPELQWEKIGQVPNVVFVEGLVREKDRWLFYYGAADQYVGVATATYRP is encoded by the coding sequence ATGACCTTCCGCTTAAGTAAAGTTGCGCTACTTTTGGTTTGCACGTTTCTCTTCTCAGGGGAGCAGGCGGCTTTTCGCTCGACAGCTCCATTTGGAGAGTGGAAGCGGCTGGTCCAGGGACCGATTCTGGCGCCGCAAGGCAGCGGTTTCGAAGCAGCGGGCGTGTTCAATCCTGCCGTACTTGAAGAAGGTGGGCGATTCCTGATGCTCTACCGCGCGCAGGACAAGAACGGGAGCTCAAGTCTGGGCTATGCCAGCAGCTTCGACGGCGTTCATTTCTCGCGCCGTTCGCGTCCTGTGCTCGTACCTGAAAGCGCGTACGAGAGAGGCGGTGGCGTGGAAGACCCGAGGCTGATCAAAATTGGCGACACTTACTACTTAACCTATACCGGATATAACAAACACGATGCTCACCTTTGCCTGGCTACTTCGACGGACCTGATTCATTGGCGTCGCCGTGGAATTCTCTTACCCGCCTACAAGGGCCGCTGGAATATCGGGTGGACCAAGTCGGGCGCGATTCTCCGGGAGAAAATCCGCGGCAAATATTGGATGTATTACCTGGGAACCGCTCGCGACAAAACCGACCAGATGGGCGTCGCCTATTCATCTGACCTCGTGCATTGGACGGATGCTCTCGATCGTCCGGTCTTGCCGCGCCGTCCCGGCCGGTTCGATTCGCGAGTAGTAGAACCGGGGCCTCCCCCCATCGTGACTGACGACGGCATTTTTCTTATCTATAACGGCGCTGACGACCACCTGGTTTACCGCACTGGGTGGGTCGTGTTCGATAAACGAGACCCACGAATAGTACTGGCGCGGTCTGACCAGCCCCTCTTTCAACCCGAGCTGCAATGGGAGAAGATTGGCCAAGTGCCGAACGTCGTGTTTGTCGAAGGACTTGTCCGGGAAAAGGATCGCTGGCTGTTTTACTACGGTGCTGCCGATCAGTATGTCGGCGTGGCGACCGCTACCTATCGCCCATAA
- a CDS encoding DUF711 family protein has protein sequence MMLLRRLILLACLSTLCVLAAHSQTAGPQGASKPKVRTIAAFVKVDAANYEGQVRDALAMLRNAQRAYEQHGYQVETVRIITQPFPQIIRGLSEEQAMAFFRGFDQLAKRESFLPNIGPAMLSDSDPQANADLMARVLAQTEQLNASLVVAGEDGIHWNAVRAAARALKYLSEHSPHSQATFRFATTAMLAPYGPFFPGSYHTGAGHQFAVGLEAANVVQDVFAAHPGNFEAAAQALTAELTRYDVECEQIARQVETRSGWTYMGLDPTPAPLGTVSMGEAIEKLTGAKFGSSGTMTAAATITRAVKAVPVKQVGYAGLMVPVLEDTVLAQRWTESTYSIDSLLAYSAVCGTGLDTVPLPGDVTEEQLARIFGDMASLAYKWKKPLSARLQPVAGKKAGDKTEFDDPRLANAVLQKLP, from the coding sequence ATGATGCTTCTTCGCCGCTTAATCCTGCTGGCCTGCCTAAGCACACTTTGCGTTTTGGCCGCTCATTCACAAACTGCTGGCCCGCAGGGCGCTTCGAAACCTAAGGTCCGCACCATCGCTGCATTTGTAAAAGTAGATGCTGCGAACTACGAAGGCCAGGTACGCGATGCGCTCGCCATGCTGCGCAACGCTCAACGTGCGTACGAGCAACACGGTTACCAAGTAGAGACTGTTCGCATCATCACACAGCCATTTCCGCAAATTATTCGTGGGCTCAGTGAGGAGCAGGCAATGGCCTTCTTCAGGGGATTCGATCAGCTCGCCAAGCGAGAATCATTTTTGCCGAACATCGGCCCGGCGATGTTGAGCGACTCTGATCCACAAGCCAATGCCGACCTGATGGCTCGGGTTCTTGCGCAAACTGAGCAGCTCAATGCCAGCCTGGTGGTCGCGGGAGAGGACGGGATCCACTGGAATGCAGTTCGCGCGGCAGCGCGCGCGTTGAAATATCTTTCTGAGCACAGTCCGCACAGCCAGGCGACCTTTCGTTTTGCCACAACTGCCATGTTGGCGCCCTATGGTCCGTTCTTTCCCGGTTCGTATCACACCGGCGCCGGACATCAGTTCGCAGTGGGTCTTGAGGCCGCCAATGTGGTGCAGGATGTCTTTGCGGCCCATCCCGGGAATTTTGAAGCCGCCGCCCAAGCTCTTACCGCCGAACTGACCCGCTACGATGTGGAATGCGAGCAGATCGCACGCCAAGTTGAAACCCGCTCCGGCTGGACCTACATGGGACTTGACCCTACACCCGCTCCTCTGGGGACGGTCTCAATGGGCGAAGCCATCGAAAAATTAACCGGCGCGAAGTTCGGCTCCAGCGGGACGATGACAGCAGCCGCTACGATTACGCGTGCGGTAAAGGCCGTGCCGGTTAAGCAGGTAGGATACGCGGGATTAATGGTTCCGGTGCTTGAAGACACAGTCCTGGCACAGCGTTGGACCGAAAGCACCTACAGCATTGATTCCCTGTTGGCATACTCCGCGGTTTGCGGAACCGGCCTGGACACGGTGCCGCTGCCAGGCGATGTAACCGAAGAGCAGTTAGCACGCATTTTCGGCGATATGGCTTCGCTCGCGTACAAGTGGAAGAAGCCGCTCTCTGCGCGGCTACAACCGGTGGCGGGAAAGAAGGCGGGAGACAAGACTGAATTCGATGACCCCCGCCTTGCCAATGCGGTTTTGCAGAAACTGCCCTAG
- a CDS encoding nuclear transport factor 2 family protein: MKRISAFLLAAFFSMATLMGPAFAQDEPKGDTDKDKSSKKSASRKGSVEDQIKKLEMDRVEAVKKADVATLDKLTADDYTLINAFGQEMDKSQTMNAIKSGDIKITSNELSDLKVRVYGNTAVVTGKSDVKGTMGGKDISGQLVFSRVYVKKNGRWQAVLFQQTRVAS, translated from the coding sequence ATGAAACGTATCAGTGCTTTCCTGCTGGCCGCATTTTTTTCCATGGCGACGTTGATGGGTCCGGCGTTTGCTCAGGACGAGCCCAAAGGCGACACGGACAAAGACAAATCGAGCAAGAAGAGCGCATCCCGTAAGGGTAGCGTGGAAGATCAAATCAAGAAGCTAGAAATGGACCGCGTGGAGGCGGTCAAAAAGGCCGACGTTGCAACGCTTGATAAATTGACCGCTGACGACTACACCCTGATCAATGCATTTGGCCAAGAGATGGATAAGTCGCAAACCATGAATGCTATAAAATCCGGCGACATAAAAATCACTTCCAACGAACTCTCTGACTTGAAAGTGCGAGTCTATGGGAACACCGCGGTGGTGACCGGCAAGTCCGACGTGAAAGGCACCATGGGCGGAAAAGACATAAGCGGCCAGCTAGTGTTTAGCCGTGTTTATGTGAAGAAGAATGGTCGCTGGCAGGCTGTACTCTTCCAGCAGACCCGGGTTGCGTCTTAG
- a CDS encoding cytochrome c, giving the protein MRPFMVGLIIGLLAIPVGIYVYFATGMVPVETSAQAPAFETMLAKKALHARVDKEMPRDVPIEANESNYLAGAQIYRKHCAMCHGLPYEMSPPPIAKGEYPKPPELLRGKGVTDDPPGESYWKVANGIRLTGMPAYKPTLSTAQMWEVSILLANADKLPPSVQAVLMQPETASAPAAVPPAPARVPVRPRTRVVPAPH; this is encoded by the coding sequence GTGCGACCTTTCATGGTTGGTTTGATTATCGGCTTGCTCGCCATACCTGTGGGTATATATGTGTATTTCGCGACGGGTATGGTGCCGGTAGAGACCTCGGCTCAAGCCCCGGCTTTTGAAACAATGCTGGCAAAAAAGGCGCTGCATGCACGGGTGGACAAAGAGATGCCCAGGGATGTTCCGATTGAGGCCAACGAATCAAACTACCTTGCCGGGGCGCAGATTTATCGCAAGCATTGCGCCATGTGCCATGGCCTACCTTATGAAATGTCTCCCCCGCCCATCGCCAAAGGCGAATATCCCAAGCCTCCTGAACTGTTGCGGGGCAAAGGTGTGACCGACGATCCTCCGGGCGAGAGCTATTGGAAGGTCGCTAACGGCATTCGCCTCACCGGCATGCCAGCATACAAACCCACCTTATCAACCGCCCAGATGTGGGAGGTCAGCATACTGTTGGCAAATGCAGACAAGCTACCGCCCTCGGTGCAGGCAGTGCTCATGCAACCCGAGACGGCGAGTGCGCCTGCAGCGGTGCCACCCGCTCCCGCACGCGTTCCTGTGCGGCCACGGACACGCGTGGTCCCCGCTCCGCATTGA
- the hemQ gene encoding hydrogen peroxide-dependent heme synthase, producing MSASSKIQPTAARATVVRSEVPPVPLTIEGSSVLHQMFRFRWTGWRQLAPKEKSEIEREARLALEQMEPRQSALYSLLGHKGDLIFVHFRNSFDELKQAELELARLRLSDYLEATSSYLSVVELGLYDSSVKLYQQLADQGLAPHSEEWNKEVDQMLARQRESMRPRLYPEMPPNRYLCFYPMDRRRGEDKNWYTLPIEERQRQMHEHGMVGRRYAGEVKQIITGSIGFDDWEWGVDLFADNPLVFKKLIYEMRFDEVSAVYALFGQFYVGLRCAAADLGKLLSGDLPEHSQKQPMA from the coding sequence ATGTCGGCAAGCAGCAAAATTCAGCCCACGGCTGCGCGCGCAACTGTCGTACGCAGCGAAGTGCCACCGGTCCCTCTCACCATTGAAGGTTCCAGCGTGCTGCATCAGATGTTTCGTTTCCGCTGGACGGGGTGGCGGCAGCTCGCGCCAAAAGAAAAGTCGGAGATCGAGCGCGAGGCCCGTCTTGCGCTGGAGCAGATGGAGCCCAGGCAAAGCGCCCTCTATTCCCTGCTCGGCCACAAGGGCGACCTGATCTTCGTACATTTTCGCAACTCATTTGACGAGCTCAAACAGGCGGAATTGGAGCTGGCGCGGTTGCGGCTCAGCGATTATCTGGAGGCCACGAGCTCGTATCTGTCAGTCGTCGAATTAGGCTTGTACGACTCGTCGGTGAAGCTCTACCAGCAGCTCGCGGATCAAGGTCTCGCGCCTCACTCCGAGGAATGGAATAAAGAAGTAGACCAAATGCTGGCCCGGCAGCGCGAGTCCATGCGGCCGCGGCTTTATCCCGAGATGCCGCCGAACCGCTACCTGTGCTTCTATCCCATGGATCGTCGCCGGGGAGAAGACAAGAACTGGTACACCCTGCCCATCGAGGAACGGCAGCGACAGATGCACGAACACGGCATGGTGGGCCGCCGCTACGCCGGCGAGGTGAAGCAGATCATCACCGGATCAATTGGATTCGACGATTGGGAGTGGGGCGTTGACTTATTCGCCGATAATCCACTCGTCTTCAAAAAGCTGATCTACGAAATGCGCTTCGATGAGGTCAGCGCAGTGTACGCTCTGTTTGGCCAGTTCTACGTAGGACTGCGCTGTGCGGCCGCGGACCTGGGGAAATTGCTCTCCGGCGACCTACCCGAACACAGCCAAAAACAACCCATGGCATAG